From one Anopheles bellator chromosome 1, idAnoBellAS_SP24_06.2, whole genome shotgun sequence genomic stretch:
- the LOC131215926 gene encoding uncharacterized protein LOC131215926, whose amino-acid sequence MWRNSPQDWLTSTTGKGIAYFAPLQQSSGKDSLKRSEQQHHHTSGENLLSLERSTPAVAKFNPSAKPFYLPSKTVGQHQKGDAGDAANDGIAYIGPTRLPVSTRVWNAISSYSLEEIGTRCPPPPPPPVAPVPARACPRITSTYSRLPAQASLQQLILGACPYQPQPVQQPPFLPAILPNGTIQLRLRDSVDVDLTLEGSIRVFSGRKDVAIAVSSNGAAVAMRHPNGIIFQHGPRVDIMAYDAKRSNSYIRFAKMWNKGISLTSDGSALIYLVDSAGTRTTCDMLNMDLQTDYVNQVFYNGIICGPQVLPSLHPVVQGASFTLGDEGQITYELNGFRIIQSGDGLVKVYRPSHRCVIRTSPTNGCATVTTNLVHCTASLGATSHLFVRREERRMHFDGATFIVRNAGHSAGFDEFNRLRVY is encoded by the exons ATGTGGCGTAACTCACCACAAGATTG GCTAACCAGCACAACGGGGAAAGGAATAGC GTATTTCGCACCGCTCCAACAATCATCTGGGAAGGACAGTCTGAAGCggtcggagcagcagcaccaccacacgaGCGGAGAAAATCTCCTTTCGCTCGAGCGGTCCACCCCGGCAGTGGCCAAG TTCAATCCGTCCGCCAAGCCGTTCTACTTGCCGTCGAAAACGGTGGGCCAACATCAGAAAGGAGACGCGGGTGACGCGGCCAACGACGGGATAGCCTACATCGGACCGACCCGGCTCCCGGTGAGTACGCGCGTCTGGAACGCCATATCGTCGTACTCGCTGGAGGAAATCGGAACCAGGtgcccgccaccgccgccgcctccggtgGCCCCTGTTCCGGCTCGGGCTTGCCCGCGCATTACCTCGACGTACAGCCGACTGCCGGCTCAGGCCAGCTTGCAGCAGCTAATCTTGGGGGCCTGCCCCTATCAGCCCCAACCGGTGCAGCAGCCACCGTTCTTGCCGGCCATACTGCCGAACGGTACCATACAGCTGCGACTTCGCGACTCGGTGGA CGTGGATCTTACCCTGGAGGGATCGATCCGGGTGTTCAGCGGCAGAAAGGATGTCGCCATCGCGGTCTCCAGCAATGGGGCCGCCGTCGCGATGCGCCACCCGAACGGGATCATTTTCCAGCACGGACCCCGCGTGGACATCATGGCGTACGATGCCAAGCGAAGCAACTCGTACAT CCGGTTTGCTAAGATGTGGAACAAGGGTATCAGCCTCACGAGCGATGGATCCGCCCTGATCTACCTCGTTGATTCGGCCGGAACTCGCACCACCTGCGACATGCTGAACATGGACCTACAGACGGACTATGTCAATCAGGTGTTCTACAA TGGCATCATCTGTGGACCCCAGGTGTTGCCCTCGCTGCACCCGGTCGTCCAGGGCGCGAGCTTTACGCTCGGCGACGAGGGTCAGATTACGTACGAGTTGAACGGGTTCCGTATCATCCAAAGTGGCGACGGGCTGGTGAAGGTCTACCGGCCGAGCCACCGCTGCGTCATCAGGACGAGCCCGACCAATGGGTGTGCCACGGTCACGACGAACCTCGTGCACTGCACGGCCTCCCTCGGGGCGACCTCGCACCTGTTCGTCCG CCGCGAGGAACGCCGGATGCACTTCGACGGGGCCACGTTCATCGTGCGCAACGCTGGCCATTCCGCTGGCTTTGACGAGTTCAATCGATTACGCGTTTACTGA